From the Streptomyces sp. SN-593 genome, the window TCACCCGCAACGGGTTCGAGGACGGCCTGTTCGAGGCGTGGCGCAAGGACGAGGCGTTCGTGCTGAACGCCCCGCAGTACGCCGGTGCGACCGTCCTGGTCGCCGGGCCCGACTTCGGCACCGGCTCGTCCCGCGAGCACGCCGTCTGGGCGCTCCAGAACTACGGCTTCAAGACGGTGATCTCCTCCCGCTTCGCGGACATCTTCCGCGGCAACTCGCTGAAGAACGGGCTGCTGACGGTGGTGCTGCCGCAGGAGGTCGTCGAGGAGCTGTGGCAGCTCACCGAGGCCGACCCGACCGCGGAGATCACCGTGGACCTGGTCGCCCGGGAGGTGCGGGCCGACCGCCCGCAGGGGCCGCTGGTCGCCCCGTTCGACCTGGACGACAACGCCCGCTGGCGGCTGCTGGAGGGGCTGGACGACATCAGCCTGACGCTGGCCAACGAGGCGGACATCGCCGCGTTCGAGAGCACCCGGCCGTCCTGGAAGCCCAGCACCGCGCGCGTCTGAACCCCCGGCGGCCGCCCGCCCGGCCGCCGCACGCACCGCGCAAGCGCCCCCCACGTCCTCGTGGGGGGCGCTTTGCGTGTGTCCGGCCGCCCGCCGCCGACCCGTCGCCGCATCTCCGGCCGTGTGTTCGCCCCCGCCCCCGTGCGCGTGACCGCGCCGGACGGCCGAGACCCCGCCATGGGTACGAAAAATCAGGCACGGAACACCCGGTTGGCCCTGTCGCGCTCGACAACTCGCCGCAGATGGCACAATCGACGCATGGAACGCGACGGCCAACTGGAGCTCTACGGGGTCCTCGCCGCGCGTCTGAAGCAGGCGCACACGCGCGTCGCCAATCCCGAAGTCCCGGACGGGACAAGGCGGGAGTTGACCCGGCGGCTGC encodes:
- the leuD gene encoding 3-isopropylmalate dehydratase small subunit, yielding MEAFTTHTGRAVPLRRTNVDTDQIIPAHWLKKVTRNGFEDGLFEAWRKDEAFVLNAPQYAGATVLVAGPDFGTGSSREHAVWALQNYGFKTVISSRFADIFRGNSLKNGLLTVVLPQEVVEELWQLTEADPTAEITVDLVAREVRADRPQGPLVAPFDLDDNARWRLLEGLDDISLTLANEADIAAFESTRPSWKPSTARV